The following proteins are co-located in the Sardina pilchardus chromosome 24, fSarPil1.1, whole genome shotgun sequence genome:
- the med10 gene encoding mediator of RNA polymerase II transcription subunit 10 — translation MAEKFDNLEEHLEKFIENIRQLGIIVSDFQPSSQTGLNQKLNFMITGLQDIEKCRQQLHDINVPLEAFEYIDQGRNPQLYTKECLERALAKNEQVKGKIDTMTKFKSLLISELGKVFPEEMTKYKAIHGDDPPS, via the exons ATGGCTGAAAAATTTGATAACTTAGAGGAGCATCTGGAAAAATTCATCGAAAATATCCGTCAGTTGGGGATCATCGTAAGTGACTTTCAACCAAGCAGCCAGACGGGACTGAATCAGAAGCT AAACTTCATGATCACTGGATTGCAAGATATCGAGAAATGCCGACAACAGCTGCACGACATCAACGTACCTCTGGAAGCTTTTGA GTATATTGACCAAGGACGGAACCCCCAGCTCTACACAAAGGAGTGCCTGGAGAGAGCCTTGGCAAAGAATGAACAGGTCAAAGGAAAGATTGACACTATGACG AAATTTAAAAGTCTCCTTATTTCGGAGTTGGGAAAGGTTTTCCCAGAAGAAATGACCAAATATAAGGCTATCCATGGAGATGATCCACCATCATAA